In Streptomyces sp. NBC_00448, the following are encoded in one genomic region:
- the rplK gene encoding 50S ribosomal protein L11, whose protein sequence is MPPKKKKVTGLIKLQINAGAANPAPPVGPALGQHGVNIMEFCKAYNAATESQRGMVIPVEITVYEDRTFTFITKTPPAAKLILKAAGVEKGSGEPHVKKVASLSREQVREIATTKLPDLNANDLDAAEKIIAGTARSMGITVQG, encoded by the coding sequence ATGCCTCCCAAGAAGAAGAAGGTCACGGGGCTGATCAAGCTCCAGATCAACGCCGGTGCGGCCAACCCGGCGCCGCCGGTCGGCCCCGCGCTGGGCCAGCACGGCGTGAACATCATGGAGTTCTGCAAGGCCTACAACGCGGCCACCGAGTCGCAGCGCGGCATGGTGATCCCGGTGGAGATCACGGTCTACGAGGACCGTACCTTCACGTTCATCACCAAGACCCCGCCGGCCGCGAAGCTCATCCTCAAGGCCGCGGGCGTGGAGAAGGGCTCCGGCGAGCCGCACGTCAAGAAGGTCGCCTCGCTCAGCCGTGAGCAGGTGCGGGAGATCGCCACCACCAAGCTCCCCGACCTGAACGCGAACGACCTGGACGCCGCGGAGAAGATCATCGCGGGTACGGCTCGTTCCATGGGCATCACCGTCCAGGGCTGA
- the rplA gene encoding 50S ribosomal protein L1 — MSKRSKSLRAADARIDRERVYAPLEAVRLAKETATTKFDSTVEVAFRLGVDPRKADQMVRGTVNLPHGTGKTARVLVFATGDRAAAAEAAGADIVGSDELIDEVSKGRLDFDAVVATPDLMGKVGRLGRVLGPRGLMPNPKTGTVTPDVAKAVTDIKGGKIEFRVDKHSNLHFIIGKVSFDETKLVENYAAALDEVLRLKPSAAKGRYIKKAAVSTTMGPGIPLDSNRTRNLLTEEDPAAV; from the coding sequence GTGAGCAAGCGCAGCAAGTCTCTCCGCGCTGCGGACGCCAGGATCGACCGGGAGCGCGTGTACGCGCCCCTGGAGGCCGTCCGTCTCGCCAAGGAGACCGCGACCACCAAGTTCGACTCGACCGTCGAGGTCGCCTTCCGCCTGGGTGTGGACCCGCGCAAGGCCGACCAGATGGTCCGTGGCACCGTGAACCTTCCGCACGGCACCGGCAAGACCGCCCGGGTCCTGGTCTTCGCGACCGGTGACCGTGCTGCGGCCGCGGAAGCCGCGGGAGCCGACATCGTCGGCTCCGACGAACTGATCGACGAGGTGTCGAAGGGCCGGCTCGACTTCGACGCCGTCGTCGCCACCCCGGACCTGATGGGCAAGGTCGGCCGGCTGGGCCGCGTGCTCGGCCCGCGTGGTCTGATGCCGAACCCGAAGACCGGTACGGTCACCCCGGACGTGGCGAAGGCGGTCACGGACATCAAGGGCGGCAAGATCGAGTTCCGCGTCGACAAGCACTCGAACCTGCACTTCATCATCGGCAAGGTCTCGTTCGACGAGACCAAGCTGGTGGAGAACTACGCGGCGGCGCTGGACGAGGTCCTGCGCCTCAAGCCGTCCGCGGCCAAGGGTCGTTACATCAAGAAGGCGGCCGTCTCCACCACGATGGGCCCGGGCATCCCGCTCGACTCGAACCGCACCCGCAACCTCCTCACCGAGGAGGACCCGGCCGCCGTCTGA
- the rplJ gene encoding 50S ribosomal protein L10 → MARPDKAAAVAELTDQFRSSNAAVLTEYRGLTVAQLKTLRRSLGENATYAVVKNTLTKIAANEAGINTLDDLFAGPSAVAFVTGDPVEAAKGLRDFAKDNPALVIKGGVLDGKALSADEIKKLADLESREVLLAKLAGAMKAKQSQAAALFQALPSKFVRTAEALRAKKAEAEAEQGGAE, encoded by the coding sequence ATGGCGAGGCCCGACAAGGCTGCCGCGGTTGCCGAGTTGACGGATCAGTTCCGCTCCTCGAACGCCGCAGTGCTGACCGAGTACCGCGGTCTCACCGTGGCGCAGCTCAAGACGCTGCGCCGTTCGCTCGGTGAGAACGCCACGTACGCCGTGGTGAAGAACACGCTGACCAAGATCGCGGCCAACGAGGCCGGGATCAACACGCTCGACGACCTGTTCGCAGGTCCGTCGGCCGTCGCCTTCGTGACCGGTGACCCGGTCGAGGCGGCGAAGGGTCTGCGCGACTTCGCCAAGGACAACCCCGCTCTCGTCATCAAGGGCGGTGTCCTTGACGGTAAGGCGCTGTCCGCCGACGAGATCAAGAAGCTTGCGGACCTCGAGTCCCGCGAGGTTCTGCTCGCCAAGCTGGCGGGCGCCATGAAGGCCAAGCAGTCCCAGGCTGCCGCGCTCTTCCAGGCGCTCCCGTCGAAGTTCGTCCGCACCGCGGAGGCGCTTCGGGCCAAGAAGGCCGAGGCCGAGGCAGAGCAGGGCGGTGCCGAGTAA
- the rplL gene encoding 50S ribosomal protein L7/L12 yields the protein MAKLTQDELLAQFEGLTLIELSEFVKAFEEKFDVTAAAPVAVAAGGGAAAAVADAPEEKDEFDVILTAAGDKKIQVIKVVRELTSLGLKEAKDLVDGAPKPVLEKVTKEAAEKGKEALAGAGASVEVK from the coding sequence ATGGCGAAGCTCACCCAGGACGAACTGCTCGCCCAGTTCGAGGGCCTCACTCTCATCGAGCTCTCCGAGTTCGTGAAGGCGTTCGAGGAGAAGTTCGACGTCACCGCCGCCGCCCCGGTCGCGGTCGCCGCTGGTGGTGGCGCTGCCGCCGCCGTCGCCGACGCGCCGGAGGAGAAGGACGAGTTCGACGTCATCCTCACCGCCGCCGGTGACAAGAAGATCCAGGTCATCAAGGTCGTGCGCGAGCTGACCTCGCTCGGCCTGAAGGAGGCCAAGGACCTCGTGGACGGCGCCCCGAAGCCCGTCCTGGAGAAGGTCACCAAGGAAGCCGCGGAGAAGGGCAAGGAAGCCCTCGCGGGCGCCGGCGCCTCGGTCGAGGTCAAGTAA
- the rpoB gene encoding DNA-directed RNA polymerase subunit beta: MAASRNASTTNSNNGASTAPLRISFAKIREPLEVPNLLALQTESFDWLLGNAAWKARVEAALDSGQDVPRKSGLEEIFEEISPIEDFSGSMSLTFRDHRFEPPKNSLDECKERDFTYGAPLFVTAEFTNNETGEIKSQTVFMGDFPLMTNKGTFCINGTERVVVSQLVRSPGVYFDSSIDKTSDKDIFSAKIIPSRGAWLEMEIDKRDMVGVRIDRKRKQSVTVLLKALGWTTEQILEEFGEYESMRATLEKDHTQGQDDALLDIYRKLRPGEPPTKEAAQTLLENLYFNPKRYDLAKVGRYKVNKKLGSDAPLDAGVLTTDDILATIKYLVKLHAGETETVGESGRSIIVETDDIDHFGNRRIRNVGELIQNQVRTGLARMERVVRERMTTQDVEAITPQTLINIRPVVASIKEFFGTSQLSQFMDQTNPLSGLTHKRRLNALGPGGLSRERAGFEVRDVHPSHYGRMCPIETPEGPNIGLIGSLASYGRVNAFGFIETPYRKVVDGQVTDDVDYLTADEEDRFVIAQANAPLTEELRFAESRVLVRRRGGEIDYIPGDDVDYMDVSPRQMVSVATAMIPFLEHDDANRALMGANMMRQAVPLIKAEAPLVGTGMEYRCAVDAGDVIKAEKDGVVQEVSADYVTVTNDDGTYTTYRIAKFSRSNQGTSFNQKVVVDEGARVVAGQVLADGPSTDEGEMALGKNLLVAFMPWEGHNYEDAIILSQRLVQDDVLSSIHIEEHEVDARDTKLGPEEITRDIPNVSEEVLADLDERGIIRIGADVVAGDILVGKVTPKGETELTPEERLLRAIFGEKAREVRDTSLKVPHGEVGKVIGVRVFDREEGDELPPGVNQLVRVYVAQKRKITDGDKLAGRHGNKGVISKILPVEDMPFTEDGTPVDIILNPLGVPSRMNPGQVLEIHLGWLAKQGWDVSGIAEEWASRLDAIGAGRVEPDTNVATPVFDGAREDEIVGLFEATVPNRDGDRMVKSSGKARLFDGRSGEPFPEPISIGYMYILKLHHLVDDKLHARSTGPYSMITQQPLGGKAQFGGQRFGEMEVWALEAYGAAYALQELLTIKSDDVLGRVKVYEAIVKGENIPEPGIPESFKVLIKEMQSLCLNVEVLSKDGMSIEMRDTDEDVFRAAEELGIDLSRREPSSVEEV, translated from the coding sequence TTGGCCGCCTCGCGCAACGCCTCGACCACCAATTCGAACAACGGCGCAAGCACCGCCCCGCTGCGCATCTCTTTCGCGAAGATCCGTGAACCGCTCGAAGTTCCGAACCTCCTCGCGCTCCAGACCGAGAGCTTTGACTGGCTGCTCGGCAACGCCGCGTGGAAGGCCCGTGTCGAGGCGGCCCTGGACAGTGGGCAGGACGTCCCCAGGAAGTCCGGTCTGGAGGAGATCTTCGAGGAGATCTCCCCGATCGAGGACTTCTCCGGGTCGATGTCCCTCACGTTCCGTGACCACCGCTTCGAGCCGCCGAAGAACTCGCTCGACGAGTGCAAGGAGCGCGACTTCACCTACGGCGCCCCGCTCTTCGTCACCGCCGAGTTCACCAACAACGAGACCGGCGAGATCAAGTCCCAGACCGTCTTCATGGGCGACTTCCCCCTGATGACGAACAAGGGCACCTTCTGCATCAACGGCACCGAGCGTGTCGTCGTCTCGCAGCTGGTCCGCTCGCCGGGTGTCTACTTCGACAGCTCCATCGACAAGACCTCCGACAAGGACATCTTCTCCGCCAAGATCATCCCGTCCCGGGGTGCCTGGCTGGAGATGGAGATCGACAAGCGCGACATGGTCGGTGTCCGCATCGACCGCAAGCGCAAGCAGTCGGTCACCGTCCTGCTCAAGGCGCTCGGCTGGACCACCGAGCAGATCCTCGAGGAGTTCGGCGAGTACGAGTCGATGCGCGCCACCCTGGAGAAGGACCACACCCAGGGCCAGGACGACGCGCTGCTGGACATCTACCGCAAGCTGCGCCCGGGCGAGCCGCCGACGAAGGAGGCCGCCCAGACCCTGCTGGAGAACCTCTACTTCAACCCGAAGCGCTACGACCTGGCCAAGGTCGGTCGCTACAAGGTGAACAAGAAGCTCGGCAGCGACGCGCCGCTGGACGCCGGCGTGCTCACCACCGACGACATCCTCGCCACGATCAAGTACCTGGTGAAGCTGCACGCCGGTGAGACCGAGACGGTCGGCGAGTCGGGCCGGTCGATCATCGTCGAGACCGACGACATCGACCACTTCGGCAACCGCCGCATCCGCAACGTCGGCGAGCTGATCCAGAACCAGGTCCGTACGGGTCTCGCCCGTATGGAGCGGGTCGTGCGCGAGCGCATGACCACCCAGGACGTCGAGGCGATCACGCCGCAGACCCTGATCAACATCCGGCCGGTCGTCGCCTCCATCAAGGAGTTCTTCGGCACCAGCCAGCTGTCCCAGTTCATGGACCAGACGAACCCGCTGTCGGGCCTGACGCACAAGCGCCGGCTCAACGCGCTCGGCCCCGGTGGTCTGTCCCGTGAGCGGGCCGGCTTCGAGGTCCGTGACGTGCACCCGTCGCACTACGGCCGGATGTGCCCGATCGAGACGCCGGAAGGCCCGAACATCGGTCTGATCGGCTCGCTCGCCTCCTACGGCCGGGTCAACGCGTTCGGCTTCATCGAGACGCCGTACCGCAAGGTCGTCGACGGCCAGGTCACCGACGACGTCGACTACCTGACCGCCGACGAGGAGGACCGCTTCGTCATCGCGCAGGCCAACGCGCCGCTGACCGAGGAACTGCGGTTCGCCGAGTCCCGCGTGCTGGTCCGCCGCCGTGGCGGCGAGATCGACTACATCCCCGGCGACGACGTCGACTACATGGACGTCTCGCCGCGCCAGATGGTGTCGGTCGCGACCGCGATGATCCCGTTCCTGGAGCACGACGACGCCAACCGCGCCCTGATGGGCGCGAACATGATGCGCCAGGCCGTGCCGCTGATCAAGGCCGAGGCGCCGCTGGTCGGCACCGGCATGGAGTACCGCTGCGCGGTCGACGCCGGCGACGTGATCAAGGCCGAGAAGGACGGTGTGGTCCAGGAGGTCTCCGCCGACTACGTCACGGTCACCAACGACGACGGCACGTACACCACGTACCGGATCGCCAAGTTCTCCCGCTCCAACCAGGGCACCTCCTTCAACCAGAAGGTCGTCGTGGACGAGGGCGCCCGCGTGGTGGCCGGACAGGTGCTCGCCGACGGCCCGTCCACGGACGAGGGCGAGATGGCCCTCGGCAAGAACCTGCTGGTCGCGTTCATGCCGTGGGAAGGCCACAACTACGAGGACGCGATCATCCTGTCGCAGCGCCTCGTGCAGGACGACGTGCTCTCCTCGATCCACATCGAGGAGCACGAGGTCGACGCCCGCGACACCAAGCTGGGCCCCGAGGAGATCACCCGGGACATCCCGAACGTCTCCGAGGAGGTGCTGGCGGACCTCGACGAGCGCGGCATCATCCGGATCGGCGCCGACGTGGTGGCCGGCGACATCCTGGTCGGCAAGGTCACCCCGAAGGGCGAGACCGAGCTGACCCCGGAGGAGCGGCTGCTGCGCGCGATCTTCGGCGAGAAGGCCCGCGAGGTCCGCGACACCTCGCTGAAGGTGCCGCACGGCGAGGTCGGCAAGGTCATCGGCGTGCGCGTCTTCGACCGTGAGGAGGGCGACGAGCTGCCGCCCGGTGTCAACCAGCTGGTGCGCGTGTACGTCGCGCAGAAGCGGAAGATCACCGACGGCGACAAGCTGGCCGGCCGGCACGGCAACAAGGGCGTCATCTCCAAGATCCTGCCGGTCGAGGACATGCCGTTCACCGAGGACGGCACCCCGGTCGACATCATCCTCAACCCGCTCGGCGTCCCGTCCCGGATGAACCCGGGCCAGGTGCTGGAGATCCACCTCGGCTGGCTCGCGAAGCAGGGCTGGGACGTCTCCGGTATCGCCGAGGAGTGGGCCAGCCGGCTCGACGCCATCGGCGCCGGCCGGGTGGAGCCCGACACCAACGTGGCCACGCCGGTCTTCGACGGCGCCCGCGAGGACGAGATCGTCGGTCTCTTCGAGGCCACGGTCCCCAACCGCGACGGCGACCGGATGGTGAAGTCCTCCGGCAAGGCCCGGCTCTTCGACGGCCGCTCCGGCGAGCCGTTCCCGGAGCCGATCTCCATCGGCTACATGTACATCCTCAAGCTGCACCACCTGGTGGACGACAAGCTGCACGCGCGCTCCACCGGTCCGTACTCGATGATCACCCAGCAGCCGCTGGGTGGTAAGGCGCAGTTCGGCGGGCAGCGATTCGGCGAGATGGAGGTGTGGGCGCTGGAGGCTTACGGCGCCGCGTACGCACTCCAGGAACTGCTGACCATCAAGTCCGACGACGTGCTCGGCCGCGTGAAGGTCTACGAGGCCATCGTCAAGGGCGAGAACATCCCCGAGCCCGGCATCCCCGAGTCCTTCAAGGTGCTCATCAAGGAGATGCAGTCGCTCTGCCTCAACGTGGAGGTGCTGTCCAAGGACGGCATGTCCATCGAGATGCGGGACACCGACGAGGACGTGTTCCGTGCGGCGGAGGAGCTCGGCATCGACCTGTCCCGGCGCGAGCCGAGCAGCGTCGAAGAGGTCTGA
- a CDS encoding DNA-directed RNA polymerase subunit beta', whose amino-acid sequence MLDVNFFDELRIGLATADDIRTWSHGEVKKPETINYRTLKPEKDGLFCEKIFGPTRDWECYCGKYKRVRFKGIICERCGVEVTRAKVRRERMGHIELAAPVTHIWYFKGVPSRLGYLLDLAPKDLEKVIYFAAYMITWVDDERRTRDLPSLEAQVSVERQQVEQRRDADVEARQKKLEADLGELENEGAKADVRRKVREGAEREMKQLRDRAQRELDRLDEVWARFKNLKVQDLEGDELLYRELRDRFGTYFQGSMGAAALQKRLESFDLDEEAERLREIIRTGKGQKKTRALKRLKVVSAFLQTTNKPGGMVLDCVPVIPPDLRPMVQLDGGRFATSDLNDLYRRVINRNNRLKRLLDLGAPEIIVNNEKRMLQEAVDALFDNGRRGRPVTGPGNRPLKSLSDMLKGKQGRFRQNLLGKRVDYSARSVIVVGPQLKLHQCGLPKAMALELFKPFVMKRLVDLNHAQNIKSAKRMVERGRTVVYDVLEEVIAEHPVLLNRAPTLHRLGIQAFEPQLVEGKAIQIHPLVCTAFNADFDGDQMAVHLPLSAEAQAEARILMLSSNNILKPADGRPVTMPTQDMVLGLFFLTTDSEEREVKGEGRAFGATAEAIMAFDARELSMQARVDIRFPVGTVPPRGWTPPEPVEGEEPYQVGDSFRLRTTLGRALFNELLPEDYPFVDYAVGKKQLSEIVNDLAERYPKVIVAATLDNLKAAGFHWATRSGVTVAVTDIVVPEAKKGIIASYEALDEKVQKQYERGLITKQERSDELINIWTKATNEVATAMNANFPKTNPIFMMVDSGARGNMMQMRQIAGMRGLVSNAKNETIPRPIKASFREGLSVLEYFISTHGARKGLADTALRTADSGYLTRRLVDVSQDVIIREEDCGTERGLKLRIAERAEDGTLRKAEDVETSVYARMLAEDVVVDGKVIAPANVDLGDVLIDQLLRHGVEEVKTRSILTCESAVGTCAYCYGRSLATGKLVDIGEAVGIIAAQSIGEPGTQLTMRTFHTGGVAGDDITQGLPRVVELFEARVPKGVAPISEAAGRVRVEETEKTKKIIVTPDDGADEIAYPISKRVKLQVGEGDHVEVGQKLTYGATNPHDVLRILGQRQVQIHLVQEVQKVYNSQGVSIHDKHIEIIIRQMLRRVTIIESGDAELLPGELVERGRFETENRRVVSEGGHPASGRPQLMGITKASLATESWLSAASFQETTRVLTDAAIHAKSDSLLGLKENVIIGKLIPAGTGLSRYRNIRVEPTEEAKAAMYSAVGYDDIDYSPFGTGSGQAVPLEDYDYGPYNG is encoded by the coding sequence GTGCTCGACGTCAACTTCTTCGACGAGCTGCGGATCGGCCTGGCCACCGCGGACGACATCCGGACCTGGTCGCACGGCGAGGTCAAGAAGCCCGAGACCATCAACTACCGCACCCTCAAGCCGGAAAAGGACGGGCTCTTCTGCGAGAAGATCTTCGGCCCCACCCGGGACTGGGAGTGCTACTGCGGCAAGTACAAGCGCGTCCGCTTCAAGGGCATCATCTGTGAGCGCTGCGGCGTCGAGGTCACCCGCGCCAAGGTGCGTCGTGAGCGGATGGGCCACATCGAGCTGGCCGCGCCGGTCACCCACATCTGGTACTTCAAGGGCGTGCCCTCGCGCCTGGGGTACCTGCTCGACCTCGCCCCGAAGGACCTGGAGAAGGTCATCTACTTCGCGGCGTACATGATCACCTGGGTGGACGACGAGCGCCGCACCCGCGACCTGCCCTCGCTGGAGGCCCAGGTCTCCGTGGAGCGCCAGCAGGTCGAGCAGCGCCGTGACGCCGATGTGGAGGCCCGGCAGAAGAAGCTGGAGGCCGACCTCGGCGAGCTGGAGAACGAAGGCGCCAAGGCCGACGTCCGCCGCAAGGTGCGTGAGGGCGCCGAGCGCGAGATGAAGCAGCTGCGCGACCGCGCCCAGCGCGAGCTGGACCGGCTCGACGAGGTGTGGGCCCGCTTCAAGAACCTCAAGGTCCAGGACCTGGAGGGCGACGAGCTGCTCTACCGCGAGCTGCGCGACCGGTTCGGCACGTACTTCCAGGGCTCGATGGGTGCCGCGGCGCTGCAGAAGCGCCTGGAGTCCTTCGACCTGGACGAGGAGGCCGAGCGCCTCCGCGAGATCATCCGCACCGGCAAGGGCCAGAAGAAGACCCGTGCCCTGAAGCGGCTCAAGGTGGTCTCCGCGTTCCTGCAGACCACCAACAAGCCCGGCGGCATGGTGCTGGACTGCGTCCCGGTGATCCCGCCGGACCTGCGTCCGATGGTCCAGCTCGACGGTGGCCGGTTCGCCACCTCCGACCTGAACGACCTGTACCGCCGTGTGATCAACCGCAACAACCGCCTGAAGCGACTGCTCGACCTCGGTGCCCCCGAGATCATCGTGAACAACGAGAAGCGGATGCTCCAGGAGGCCGTCGACGCGCTCTTCGACAACGGCCGCCGCGGCCGCCCGGTGACGGGTCCCGGCAACCGCCCACTGAAGTCGCTCTCCGACATGCTCAAGGGCAAGCAGGGCCGGTTCCGCCAGAACCTGCTCGGCAAGCGCGTGGACTACTCCGCGCGTTCGGTGATCGTCGTCGGCCCGCAGCTCAAGCTGCACCAGTGCGGCCTGCCCAAGGCCATGGCGCTGGAGCTCTTCAAGCCGTTCGTGATGAAGCGCCTGGTGGACCTCAACCACGCGCAGAACATCAAGTCGGCCAAGCGCATGGTCGAGCGCGGCCGCACGGTCGTGTACGACGTGCTGGAAGAGGTCATCGCCGAGCACCCGGTGCTGCTGAACCGTGCGCCGACCCTGCACCGGCTGGGCATCCAGGCGTTCGAGCCGCAGCTCGTCGAGGGCAAGGCCATCCAGATCCACCCGCTGGTCTGCACCGCGTTCAACGCGGACTTCGACGGCGACCAGATGGCCGTGCACCTTCCGCTGTCCGCGGAGGCGCAGGCCGAGGCCCGCATCCTGATGCTGTCCTCGAACAACATCCTCAAGCCCGCCGACGGCCGCCCGGTCACCATGCCGACCCAGGACATGGTGCTCGGTCTGTTCTTCCTGACCACGGACTCCGAGGAGCGCGAGGTCAAGGGCGAGGGCCGGGCGTTCGGCGCCACCGCCGAGGCGATCATGGCCTTCGACGCGCGTGAGCTGTCGATGCAGGCGCGGGTGGACATCCGCTTCCCGGTGGGCACCGTCCCGCCGCGCGGCTGGACCCCGCCGGAGCCGGTGGAGGGCGAGGAGCCGTACCAGGTCGGTGACAGCTTCCGGCTGCGCACCACCCTGGGCCGGGCGCTCTTCAACGAGCTGCTGCCCGAGGACTACCCGTTCGTGGACTACGCGGTCGGCAAGAAGCAGCTCTCCGAGATCGTCAACGACCTCGCCGAGCGGTACCCGAAGGTGATCGTGGCGGCGACGCTCGACAACCTGAAGGCGGCCGGCTTCCACTGGGCGACCCGCTCGGGCGTCACCGTGGCCGTCACCGACATCGTCGTGCCCGAGGCGAAGAAGGGCATCATCGCCTCCTACGAGGCGCTCGACGAGAAGGTCCAGAAGCAGTACGAGCGCGGCCTGATCACCAAGCAGGAGCGTTCGGACGAGCTGATCAACATCTGGACCAAGGCGACCAACGAGGTCGCCACGGCGATGAACGCCAACTTCCCGAAGACCAACCCGATCTTCATGATGGTCGACTCGGGTGCCCGCGGAAACATGATGCAGATGCGTCAGATCGCGGGTATGCGTGGCCTGGTGTCGAACGCCAAGAACGAGACGATCCCGCGTCCGATCAAGGCGTCCTTCCGCGAGGGCCTGTCCGTGCTGGAGTACTTCATCTCCACCCACGGTGCCCGTAAGGGTCTGGCCGACACCGCGCTGCGTACCGCCGACTCGGGTTACCTGACCCGTCGTCTGGTGGACGTCTCGCAGGACGTGATCATCCGCGAGGAGGACTGCGGCACCGAGCGCGGTCTGAAGCTGCGGATCGCCGAGCGGGCCGAGGACGGCACGCTGCGCAAGGCGGAAGACGTCGAGACCAGCGTGTACGCGCGGATGCTCGCCGAGGACGTCGTGGTGGACGGCAAGGTCATCGCCCCCGCCAACGTCGACCTGGGCGACGTGCTCATCGACCAGCTGCTGCGGCACGGCGTCGAGGAGGTCAAGACCCGCTCGATCCTCACCTGCGAGTCGGCCGTCGGCACCTGCGCCTACTGCTACGGACGCTCGCTGGCCACCGGCAAGCTGGTGGACATCGGCGAGGCGGTCGGCATCATCGCCGCCCAGTCGATCGGTGAGCCCGGCACCCAGCTGACGATGCGTACCTTCCACACCGGTGGTGTGGCCGGTGACGACATCACGCAGGGTCTGCCGCGTGTGGTCGAGCTCTTCGAGGCGCGCGTGCCCAAGGGTGTCGCGCCGATCTCCGAGGCGGCCGGCCGGGTCCGGGTCGAGGAGACCGAGAAGACCAAGAAGATCATCGTCACCCCGGACGACGGTGCCGACGAGATCGCCTACCCGATCTCCAAGCGCGTCAAGCTCCAGGTCGGCGAGGGCGATCACGTCGAGGTGGGCCAGAAGCTCACCTACGGCGCGACCAACCCGCACGACGTGCTGCGCATCCTCGGCCAGCGCCAGGTCCAGATCCACCTGGTGCAGGAAGTGCAGAAGGTCTACAACTCGCAGGGCGTGTCGATCCACGACAAGCACATCGAGATCATCATCCGGCAGATGCTGCGCCGGGTGACGATCATCGAGTCCGGCGACGCGGAGCTGCTGCCGGGCGAGCTGGTCGAGCGCGGCCGGTTCGAGACCGAGAACCGTCGCGTGGTCTCCGAGGGCGGTCACCCGGCCTCGGGTCGTCCGCAGCTGATGGGTATCACCAAGGCCTCGCTGGCCACCGAGTCCTGGCTGTCGGCCGCCTCCTTCCAGGAGACGACCCGGGTGCTGACGGACGCGGCGATCCACGCGAAGTCGGACTCGCTGCTGGGTCTGAAGGAGAACGTCATCATCGGCAAGCTCATCCCGGCCGGTACGGGTCTGTCCCGCTACCGCAACATCCGGGTGGAGCCGACCGAGGAGGCCAAGGCCGCGATGTACTCGGCCGTCGGCTACGACGACATCGACTACAGCCCGTTCGGCACCGGCTCCGGCCAGGCGGTGCCGCTGGAGGACTACGACTACGGCCCGTACAACGGCTGA